A window from Leishmania mexicana MHOM/GT/2001/U1103 complete genome, chromosome 33 encodes these proteins:
- a CDS encoding expression site-associated protein 5 (ESAG5),putative, with protein MSAVVVPMKFHGKRGSRVAWARKRSLCVLGLVFLLTSWFALREMQSTYRDSLSDIHTTVEKGVIDCRPANVSVAVTSTLMNTVIKAVVIPMIQNDSNTIIVPAQEVNHVWVDNMVLHHFKLASLTVRTGVPDAESMTVRATGLGLEVKKSRFIFHYMGVKCSGTFWASLKGTDVDAVMRLTLLPEEQWNVTFPYLALNWGQLDVHHKLDSEVCSLAQKFVELFTGELDVFVASKVRKVLDEELPGKAAEGLNDAFAKFGIRAITPPVMTDDAMAVTLDLNLVDFGCASAPTASTVPNLVSRDFAIRSTATSVNNALYNAVQAQRLEVEKHLPAMWNTTLLADVFPEVYQACPGCRLYTLVQATKAPILDVLHDGEVSVHVQDLIIGLYVQPNSTEHSSALSHLITEKQLMPRAGFSPISRFFARKKRISSQYHRQPFAVLAIGCSAASGVRNLNSSTGHSISYELLPVRDVAVKVVASNIGDLSTKDLEKLITKGWNDLAAPLANSASPLKLPFFFQETVLKVGPNTIEGGVNVSLMEEFLQAVLSIL; from the coding sequence ATGTCTGCTGTTGTTGTCCCCATGAAGTTTCATGGAAAACGAGGCAGCCGCGTTGCCTGGGCCCGCAAGCGCTCGCTGTGCGTGCTGGGGCTTGTATTCCTGCTCACCAGCTGGTTTGCCCTCCGCGAAATGCAAAGCACGTACAGGGATTCCCTGTCGGATATTCACACGACGGTCGAAAAGGGCGTCATCGACTGTCGTCCCGCCAACGTCTCTGTGGCGGTGACGTCGACCCTCATGAACACCGTCATTAAAGCTGTCGTCATTCCCATGATCCAAAATGATAGCAACACCATCATCGTCCCCGCGCAAGAGGTGAACCACGTCTGGGTGGACAATATGGTGCTGCATCATTTCAAGCTGGCCTCTCTCACCGTCCGCACAGGCGTGCCAGACGCGGAGAGCATGACGGTACGCGCCACGGGACTCGGTCTCGAGGTGAAGAAGTCGCGCTTCATCTTCCATTACATGGGTGTGAAGTGCAGTGGCACCTTCTGGGCGTCATTGAAGGGGACGGATGTCGATGCGGTGATGCGCCTCACCCTTCTACCAGAGGAACAGTGGAACGTGACTTTCCCGTATCTGGCGCTTAACTGGGGTCAGCTGGACGTCCACCACAAGTTGGACAGCGAGGTATGCAGTTTAGCGCAAAAGTTTGTGGAGCTGTTTACTGGTGAACTCGACGTCTTCGTAGCCTCAAAAGTAAGGAAAGTGTTGGATGAAGAGTTGCCGGGAAAGGCAGCTGAAGGGCTCAACGATGCCTTTGCGAAGTTTGGCATCCGTGCCATCACGCCGCCCGTGATGACAGACGATGCGATGGCCGTAACGCTAGACTTGAACCTGGTCGATTTCGGCTGCGCTTCGGCGCCTACCGCGTCAACCGTGCCTAACCTTGTGTCTCGCGACTTTGCTATACGCTCCACCGCGACGAGTGTGAACAACGCTCTCTACAATGCGGTACAGGCGCAGCGTctggaggtggagaagcACCTACCAGCAATGTGGAACACCACGTTATTAGCAGATGTTTTTCCTGAGGTGTACCAGGCGTGCCCGGGATGCAGACTGTACACGCTCGTGCAGGCAACAAAGGCACCTATACTCGATGTGTTGCACGACGGGGAAGTGTCAGTGCATGTCCAGGACCTCATTATCGGACTGTATGTGCAGCCGAACTCCACGGAGCATTCCTCGGCCTTATCTCACCTCATCACAGAAAAGCAGCTCATGCCGAGGGCAGGCTTCTCCCCCATCTCCCGGTTCTTTGCACGGAAAAAGAGGATCTCTTCACAGTACCACCGCCAGCCATTTGCAGTGCTGGCGATCGGGTGCTCCGCCGCATCTGGCGTCCGCAACCTCAACTCCAGCACAGGTCACTCGATCAGCTACGAACTACTTCCGGTGCGCGACGTTGCTGTGAAGGTGGTGGCGTCTAACATCGGTGATCTCAGCACGAAAGACCTGGAGAAACTCATTACCAAAGGGTGGAACGAcctcgccgcaccgctggcCAACAGTGCGTCTCCGCTGAAGCTGCCGTTCTTTTTCCAGGAGACTGTGTTGAAGGTCGGACCCAACACCATTGAGGGCGGCGTGAATGTCAGCCTGATGGAGGAGTTTCTGCAGGCCGTTTTGTCGATCCTGTAG
- a CDS encoding phosphatidylinositol 3-kinase-like protein codes for MAETLAPNDVGGISVTKLFSSDSTAALGQQLSSIFSNLNSTPNDRQQRAEECLSALTDTLFLHQNELGANESLHERIIVLIDGTFRASVDKGCSSFRVVFDVKWKDQHEKRNRCFVLLLSRAFKCTTPEDCLKVIQCLGEVLEDNIRTTTDLLADHVEPLLRDLFAADVHRRTVACEVLAKIVSTTTFIIKRNPTLLELLTSSCAPLVTLKDAMETRNLWHRTALIRLTSALVENCYEVTPAVAKDVADLVFRYMGAAADESQLVGVLSALIHVAVTPAFVSAPWDLPQLVRFLCETDWSVYAVATRVAAVAAINKVAFFICQEPKECYEALRTRSLEFISGDDAVEVVTEGLELLKDMQVLERELHFSGAVVNALCACIQRLPHLPIIYELLELIRERYGNLQVEPIYSLLEGYLDTKQELLNFGKVNALLRFAGPRIRLDDPRLAQLRINVGANQPAPVILHSLPLLTTLQRTEQLHEVLDILSHEDRGVRRVAVSTALELCVLVMERNKFRNATPKGNVQHLQWLDDEVRNAVERVLDVAVADRDPEIRLWALQHLTVPFFPYLCLSDNLDAIFMARNDNDKATRDQALMLLCQLLPYHPTAVQPQLQRAQEYMLHDVATMDASVSFAVCKAALLKMCVDHDALLIKGSTVEAIVLRRLEAQPFISRSLSIALLQLIRSILERRASQHHSDFHSFLRPLLLIVNGGDSCTRRREALETLTAFISHITKTDISGLSEVYRAAARIIRRETEEEESVTIAAMKVLSSIGAVTPVKMRHVFRMVESDEMEEEEEVVTPALAHCKPRLRISTDMPERYPSVVLYYLVRSLQLALDPKQQVDTLVAVRTMLHDVEGKVKLNLLTQLLPQLQTWLRDSERAFLYETVLGLMNDLAILLCQFKETVAPSVGYELLRSVQAFCLLPQASQKPFSAYVVQLLDSLAKGIPAQEMRDNRWAIEFIHQRLSQNKNDLDLVHRVVKSLESFIAVMHEKELQMILPHVLQCIEPAKASPGGKLSKLKDINDACFDFLNFVMAKQLTLVKHCCAQIVHTIMWYIELADSDEEMDVGLNTLATLVDTVKLPAKRFIMPIERVAVRNGFPPQYFINLVKSAAGGAKTRMTTSNGTGLNPDRPITVVSHLPRLSQAEFEQEMRSTPRSEKVLIDVLDVRHDHGQTMIDFRFHPGTDTAACCNLFSRKATDNKSAMRRNLGILRVEQTEESPRPVGAEVVKALANLPVAKTKKREQSWVLWLHNATVTLLRNSPYAVLRDTCTVADRNTELARDLFPFAVAAVCGHLDTPLRAQLMDIFDRALAAAPADVKQGLFCFAEFMESERDDNRVKLVKVMRESVFNVDRESASQKFGINYDQDPERGVIVTKLAPNGLGNRAGVPIGAQLLAINDNPVRAVSDIRGLIEGLTHTELLLSYEVEEKTKSKPKPLMNLEVLASVAFSGEMHIKAIYFNEVLFESLSSKICTIADRKDSQMRRVMTIAEDLIQYYRHLNMTMTANGLLKTLTRKFSDEIFAPEQFGFEEIASLEQLNWWSEALRRYEARMASFGTRCLEVASLVGVLRCEQALGHSSRVQQLAEQYWEQLPPDAQREVAPFRAKAAFCLGAWDTFDELALDKRMQSCFGVVERCAALFRAECHDELLRYTDKVRESMLESFADSMNENYNRAYEGMTRLQHLRHFEELVSFTTACEERQALLKRVWHRRLVQMSSRPDDLMTVLSINSLVLEPEDDLHSYVYVIRCLCKSQWFSHAEHLLQRLLRENASLEVVCECDPELIHTYIKYVYLAKDKHGAYVELKNILSAVEVDPEDPRAEMWGQCWLLLGEWTMYLFPECGEEAIKELMCATELGPNSAAAFHSLGILHCDLARDPSTQGEVQNNHLICCINSLFKSIQLCNDVPGSLVMQDVLRILSVWFANSGIREINEAVHHGVQVVADHVWLNVVPQLIARIGIEARYARAILTDLLIRVGSQYSHALIYPLTVAEKSPDAVRRHMAERVIMGMRDIPENDRIVKEASLVSNEMVRIAILWTEKWHAAIQQAAYKPTNTAAIFSMLQPLYKELDRASTPNELSFRCNFGQTLRRAKVALEEANSEEAWGFLRQVYAQLRRGVLERRLYMSDVSPTLDGIQDSIVAVPGTFEHDKPLITIRKFHSRVYVMPSKQKPRRIGLDASDGKKYRFLLKGHEDMRQDERVMQFIRLIDTIFQSDNAASAIGLSIPQYAVIPLTDNVGVVGWVENTETIYKMLETYRQAHEVSIYEEVNIIMKKGGLDTIEDYHRLPKQQRKALLNYAMENTPKNELRHIFWDHNDTCEQWLSYRQTYGQTLAAMSMVGYVLGLGDRHLNNLMLQGNGTVVHIDFGDCFEVAMHRALYAEAVPFRLTRLLVCALGITGVDGLYRMTCELAMKNLHRHSENLLSILEAFIYDPIINWRLNTVNDVTEKSGSKSTQQESNNAGTAALAEETAAATCLGVDKAAQAEAKPVAMQLSKSVSKPAPHSILPGESQMFEHGEETRNQQGDLALARVQAKLTGQDFGVVNSSFSMMRSSRRLEAGGSQQQGSSWGSNSLAGFTDSPKDSFAAPLLTTYLSLRVLNGGAESLDVPHQVDRLIQEATSLDNLSDAFLTGWAPFW; via the coding sequence ATGGCAGAGACGCTAGCCCCCAACGACGTGGGTGGTATCTCGGTCACAAAGCTCTTCAGCAGCGATAGCACCGCCGCGTTGGGTCAGCAGCTCAGTTCCATCTTCTCGAATCTGAATAGCACGCCGAATGaccgacagcagcgcgcggAGGAGTGCCTCAGCGCCTTGACAGACACCCTTTTCCTTCACCAAAATGAGCTTGGCGCGAACGAGTCGCTGCACGAGCGCATCATTGTCCTCATCGACGGCACCTTCCGCGCCTCCGTGGACAAGGGATGTAGCTCGTTTCGCGTTGTCTTTGACGTGAAGTGGAAGGATCAGCACGAGAAGAGAAATCGCTGcttcgtgctgctgctgagccgcGCATTCAAGTGCACCACGCCAGAGGACTGCCTGAAAGTAATCCAGTGTCTCGGTGAGGTACTCGAGGACAACATTCGCACGACGACAGACCTTTTAGCTGATCACGTCGAGCCGCTCCTCAGAGACCTCTTTGCCGCTGACGTACACCGCCGCACCGTCGCGTGTGAGGTGCTTGCCAAAATCGTTTCGACAACAACCTTCATCATTAAGCGAAACCCGACACTGCTGGAGCTTCTGACATCATCGTGTGCGCCGCTGGTGACGCTGAAAGATGCGATGGAAACTCGAAACCTGTGGCACCGCACGGCGCTCATCCGCCTCACCTCCGCTCTTGTGGAGAACTGCTACGAGGTGACACCGGCAGTGGCGAAGGACGTGGCCGACCTCGTCTTTCGCTACATGGGTGCCGCGGCGGATGAGTCGCAGCTGGTCGGCGTTCTCTCTGCTCTCATTCACGTTGCCGTCACGCCAGCGTTTGTTTCGGCTCCGTGGGATCTGCCACAGCTTGTGCGCTTTCTCTGCGAGACGGACTGGTCCGTCTATGCTGTCGCCacccgcgtcgccgccgtcgctgccatAAACAAAGTGGCCTTTTTCATTTGCCAAGAGCCTAAGGAGTGCTATGAGGCGCTGCGGACGCGTTCGCTGGAGTTCATCTCGGGGGACGACGCTGTGGAGGTAGTGACGGAAGGGCTCGAGCTTTTGAAGGATATGCAGGTGCTGGAGAGGGAGCTTCACTTCAGTGGCGCCGTGGTGAACGCGCTCTGTGCGTGCATCCAGCGGCTTCCGCACTTGCCGATCATCTATGAGTTGCTGGAGCTCATTCGGGAACGCTACGGCAATCTCCAGGTAGAGCCGATCTACTCTCTCTTAGAAGGCTACCTAGACACCAAGCAGGAGCTGCTTAACTTCGGCAAGGTgaacgcgctgctgcgcttcgctGGGCCGCGGATTCGCTTGGACGACCCAAGGCTCGCACAGCTTCGCATCAACGTGGGCGCCAACCAACCGGCTCCCGTGATCCTGCACTCACTGCCACTGCTGACAACGTTACAGCGgacggagcagctgcacgaagTGCTGGACATTCTCTCGCACGAAGACCGGGGCGTGCggcgcgtcgccgtctccACAGCGCTGGAGCTGTGCGTTCTCGTAATGGAGCGCAACAAGTTTCGAAACGCCACGCCAAAGGGCAACGTGCAACACCTGCAGTGGCTGGATGATGAAGTGAGGAACGCGGTGGAGCGTGTGCtcgacgtcgccgtggcggacCGTGACCCGGAGATTCGACTCtgggcgctgcagcacctcaccGTGCCCTTCTTCCCATACCTGTGCCTTTCCGACAACCTGGATGCCATCTTTATGGCACGCAACGACAATGACAAGGCAACACGGGATCAGGCACTGATGCTGCTGTGCCAGCTTCTCCCGTATCACCCGACGGctgtgcagccgcagctgcagcgtgcgcaggAGTACATGCTGCACGACGTCGCCACCATGGACGCGTCCGTGTCCTTTGCGGTGTGCAAGGCTGCCCTACTGAAGATGTGTGTGGACCACGATGCCCTCCTCATTAAGGGGAGCACCGTCGAGGCGAttgtgctgcggcggctggaggcgcagcccTTCATCTCTCGATCGCTCTCCATCGCTTTGCTGCAGCTCATCCGCTCGATCCTGGAGCGGAGAGCTTCGCAACACCACTCCGACTTCCATTCGTTTCTGCGgccgctcctcctcatcgtcAACGGTGGCGACtcgtgcacacgccgccgcgaggCGTTGGAGACGCTGACGGCCTTCATCAGTCACATCACCAAGACGGACATTTCAGGGCTGAGTGAGGTGTACCGAGCAGCCGCCCGCATCATCCGCcgcgagacggaggaggaggagtctGTGACGATCGCTGCCATGAAGGTGCTCAGCTCCATCGGGGCTGTGACCCCGGTAAAGATGCGCCACGTCTTCCGCATGGTGGAGTCGGacgagatggaggaggaggaggaggtggtgacgccggcgctggcTCACTGCAAGCCGCGGCTGCGTATTTCCACGGATATGCCGGAGCGCTACCCCTCCGTCGTGCTGTACTACCTCGTTCGCTCGCTGCAACTTGCGTTGGATCCGAAGCAGCAGGTGGACACGCTGGTAGCGGTGCGGACGATGCTGCACGATGTGGAGGGCAAGGTCAAGCTGAACCTACTCACTCAGCTACttccgcagctgcagacgtGGCTGCGCGACTCGGAGCGTGCGTTTCTGTACGAGACGGTACTGGGTCTGATGAACGACCTCGCCATTCTGCTTTGTCAGTTTAAGGAGACTGTAGCTCCCTCAGTCGGCTACGAGCTACTCCGGTCTGTGCAAGCCTTCTGCCTTCTCCCGCAGGCGAGCCAGAAGCCTTTCAGCGCGTACGTTGTGCAGCTACTCGACAGCCTGGCGAAGGGCATCCCTGCGCAGGAGATGCGGGACAATCGGTGGGCCATCGAGTTTATTCACCAGCGACTCTCGCAGAACAAGAACGACCTTGACCTGGTGCACCGCGTTGTCAAGTCCCTCGAGTCCTTCATCGCAGTAATGCACGAGAAGGAGCTCCAGATGATCCTGCCCCACGTGCTGCAGTGCATCGAGCCGGCGAAAGCATCTCCGGGTGGCAAGCTCTCCAAATTGAAAGACATCAACGACGCCTGTTTCGACTTCTTGAACTTTGTCATGGCGAAGCAGCTGACCCTTGTGAAGCACTGCTGTGCGCAAATTGTGCACACCATCATGTGGTACATTGAGCTGGCGGACAGTGATGAGGAGATGGATGTCGGCCTAAACACGCTCGCGACGCTGGTGGACACGGTGAAGTTACCGGCAAAGCGATTTATCATGCCCATCGAGCGCGTGGCCGTGCGCAACGGCTTTCCGCCGCAGTACTTCATCAACCTTGTGAAGAGCGCTGCCGGTGGAGCAAAGACCCGCATGACGACATCGAACGGCACAGGCCTCAACCCGGACCGCCCCATTACGGTGGTGTCGCACCTGCCGCGTCTGTCACAGGCCGAGTTCGAGCAGGAGATGCGTAGCACGCCGCGCTCGGAGAAGGTTCTCATCGACGTGCTCGACGTCCGTCACGACCACGGCCAGACCATGATCGACTTCCGCTTTCACCCCGGCACGGACACGGCGGCGTGCTGCAACCTTTTCAGCCGCAAGGCCACCGACAACAAGTCCGCCATGCGCCGCAATTTGGGTATTCTGCGCGTGGAGCAGACGGAGGAGAGCCCACGCCCGGTCGGGGCAGAAGTCGTCAAGGCGCTTGCGAACTTGCCGGTGGCGAAGACAAAGAAGCGAGAGCAATCCTGGGTGTTGTGGCTGCACAACGCTACGGTGACGCTTCTGCGTAATTCTCCGTACGCCGTGCTGCGGGACACCTGCACCGTCGCAGACCGCAACACGGAGCTGGCCAGGGATCTTTTTCCCTTCGCCGTGGCAGCCGTGTGCGGGCACCTAGacacgccgctgcgggcgcAGCTTATGGACATCTTTGACCGCGCGCTTGCTGCGGCACCCGCCGACGTTAAGCAGGGGCTCTTCTGCTTTGCCGAGTTCATGGAGAGCGAACGCGATGACAACCGCGTGAAGCTTGTCAAGGTGATGCGGGAGAGTGTGTTCAACGTGGATCGCGAGTCGGCCAGTCAGAAATTCGGCATCAACTACGACCAGGACCCGGAACGAGGTGTTATTGTGACGAAGCTCGCCCCCAACGGCCTCGGCAACCGCGCCGGTGTCCCGATCGGGGCGCAGTTGCTCGCTATCAACGATAACCCGGTGCGCGCGGTCAGCGATATTCGGGGCCTCATTGAGGGACTGACGCACACGGAGCTTTTACTGTCCTACGAGGTGGAAGAGAAGACGAAATCGAAGCCGAAGCCGCTCATGAACTTGGAGGTTCTGGCGTCGGTCGCCTTCAGTGGGGAGATGCACATCAAGGCCATCTACTTCAACGAGGTGCTCTTCGAGAGCCTCTCCAGCAAGATCTGCACCATCGCGGACCGCAAGGACAGCCAGATGCGCCGCGTCATGACGATTGCCGAGGATCTAATTCAGTACTACCGGCACTTGAACATGACCATGACAGCTAACGGGCTGCTGAAGACACTCACGCGCAAATTTTCCGATGAAATCTTTGCACCGGAGCAGTTCGGCTTCGAGGAGATCGcgtcgctggagcagctgaacTGGTggagcgaggcgctgcggcgataCGAGGCGCGGATGGCCAGCTTCGGCACCCGTTGCCTCGAGGTGGCGTCGCTTGTCGGCGTGCTCCGGTGTGAGCAAGCGTTGGGGCACTCGAgccgcgtgcagcagctcgccgagCAGTACTGGGAACAGCTGCCGCCGGACGCGCAGCGCGAGGTGGCGCCTTTCCGAGCCAAGGCAGCTTTTTGCCTTGGGGCGTGGGACACCTTTGATGAACTGGCGTTGGACAAGCGCATGCAGAGCTGCTTCGGCGTCGTcgagcgctgcgccgcgctgtTTCGGGCTGAGTGCCACGACGAGCTCTTGCGGTACACGGACAAGGTGCGCGAGTCGATGCTCGAGTCCTTCGCCGACTCGATGAACGAGAACTACAACCGGGCATACGAGGGCATGACGCGTCTTCAGCACTTGCGCCATTTCGAAGAACTCGTCTCATTTACCACGGCTTGCGAAGAGCGacaggcgctgctgaagcgcgtgTGGCATCGCCGGCTCGTGCAGATGTCCTCCCGGCCGGACGACCTCATGACGGTGCTCTCCATCAACTCCCTTGTGCTCGAGCCGGAGGACGACCTGCACTCGTATGTGTATGTCATCCGATGTCTGTGCAAGTCGCAGTGGTTCTCCCACGCGGAGCACCTCCTGCAACGGCTGTTGCGTGAGAACGCGTCTCTCGAGGTCGTATGCGAGTGCGACCCGGAACTGATTCACACCTACATCAAGTACGTATACCTCGCCAAGGACAAGCACGGAGCGTACGTGGAGCTGAAGAACATCCTGTCCGCCGTCGAGGTCGACCCCGAAGACCCGCGGGCCGAGATGTGGGGGCAGtgctggctgctgctgggggaGTGGACCATGTATCTCTTCCCCGAGTGTGGCGAGGAGGCCATCAAGGAGCTCATGTGCGCCACAGAGCTGGGCCCcaacagcgccgccgccttccacTCGCTGGGCATCCTGCACTGCGACCTCGCCCGAGACCCGAGCACGCAGGGCGAGGTGCAGAACAATCACCTGATCTGCTGCATCAACTCCCTTTTCAAATCCATTCAGCTCTGCAACGACGTACCGGGCAGCCTCGTGATGCAGGATGTACTACGCATTCTCTCCGTCTGGTTCGCCAACAGCGGCATACGGGAGATCAATGAGGCGGTGCATCACGGTGTGCAGGTGGTGGCAGACCACGTGTGGCTGAAcgtggtgccgcagctcatTGCCCGCATCGGCATAGAGGCGCGCTACGCTCGAGCCATCCTGACCGACCTGCTCATCCGCGTAGGGTCACAGTACTCTCACGCCCTCATCTACCCTCTCACGGTGGCCGAAAAGTCGCCagacgcggtgcggcggcacATGGCAGAGCGCGTAATCATGGGCATGCGCGACATCCCGGAGAACGACCGCATTGTCAAGGAGGCGTCTTTGGTGAGCAACGAGATGGTGCGCATCGCCATTTTGTGGACAGAAAAGTGGCACGCGGCGATTCAGCAGGCGGCCTACAAGCCAACCAACACGGCCGCTATCTTCTCCATGTTGCAACCTCTGTACAAGGAGCTCGACCGCGCCTCCACCCCGAACGAGCTCAGCTTCAGGTGCAACTTTGGGCAAACTCTGCGCCGCGCCAAGGTGGccctggaggaggcgaactCGGAGGAAGCGTGGGGGTTCTTGCGGCAGGTgtacgcgcagctgcgccgcggcgtacTAGAGCGGCGGCTGTACATGAGCGACGTCTCGCCGACGCTGGATGGCATTCAAGACAGTATTGTGGCAGTGCCCGGCACCTTCGAGCATGACAAACCTCTCATCACAATCCGCAAGTTCCACAGCCGGGTATACGTGATGCCGTCCAAGCAGAAGCCGCGCCGCATCGGTCTCGACGCCTCTGATGGGAAAAAGTACCGCTTCTTACTCAAGGGCCACGAGGATATGCGGCAGGATGAGCGCGTCATGCAGTTCATTCGACTCATTGATACCATTTTCCAGTCCGATAACGCGGCTAGCGCGATCGGACTGAGCATCCCACAGTACGCCGTGATTCCGCTCACCGACAACGTCGGCGTTGTCGGGTGGGTGGAGAACACAGAGACGATCTACAAGATGCTGGAGACCTACCGGCAGGCGCACGAGGTTTCCATCTACGAGGAGGTCAACATTATCATGAAGAAAGGTGGACTGGACACAATCGAGGACTACCACCGACTaccgaagcagcagcgaaaggcgctgctgaactATGCGATGGAGAACACGCCAAAGAAcgagctgcgccacatcTTCTGGGATCACAACGACACGTGTGAGCAGTGGCTGAGCTACCGGCAGACCTACGGTCAGACACTGGCTGCCATGTCTATGGTCGGCTACGTGCTCGGCCTCGGTGACCGCCATCTCAACAACCTGATGCTGCAGGGCAACGGGACGGTGGTCCACATCGACTTTGGCGACTGTTTCGAGGTGGCCATGCATCGCGCCCTCTACGCCGAGGCCGTTCCGTTCCGCCTGACACGTCTGCTGGTCTGCGCTCTCGGCATCACTGGCGTAGATGGTCTTTACCGCATGACATGCGAGCTGGCTATGAAGAacctccaccgccacagcgAGAATCTGCTGTCGATTCTAGAGGCCTTTATCTACGACCCTATCATCAACTGGCGACTCAACACGGTCAACGATGTCACGGAGAAATCAGGGTCCAAGTCGACGCAACAGGAGAGCAACAacgccggcaccgctgcactCGCAGAGGAgactgctgcggcgacgtgCTTGGGTGTCGACAAGGCAGCTCAAGCGGAGGCGAAACCTGTTGCGATGCAGCTGTCCAAGTCCGTTTCGAAGCCGGCGCCGCACTCCATCTTGCCAGGGGAGAGCCAAATGTTCGAGCATGGCGAGGAGACGCGCAACCAGCAAGGGGACTTGGCCCTAGCACGAGTGCAGGCGAAGCTCACCGGCCAGGATTTTGGTGTGGTGAACAGCTCCTTTTCTATGATGCGCTCCTCGCGCCGTCTGGAGGCTGGCGGCTCCCAGCAGCAGGGGTCATCGTGGGGCTCGAACAGTCTCGCCGGCTTCACCGACTCGCCCAAGGACTCGTTCGCAGCGCCGCTCCTGACCACCTACCTTTCCCTTCGTGTGTTGAACGGGGGTGCGGAGAGCCTCGACGTGCCGCACCAGGTGGACCGCCTCATTCAGGAGGCAACGAGCCTCGACAAC